In Alphaproteobacteria bacterium HT1-32, the sequence GACAGAAACCTGGCGCGGTGGTGTTTTGCAGTCGATAGAAGCGAAGACTAACAATGATGGCGCGCCGGAGTTTGTCTCCCTCCAACGGGAAGGTGGACGTCTTGTGGGGGATTCCACCAGAGGCAAGCTGAACCTGCCGGGTGATACCGGGGCGACTTCATACTGGAATCCGGTCTATCTGGATGCCGGAACCTGGCTGGATACGCAGGATGGTGAAATCCTCAAGATGAACCATGACCAAAAAGGTGAGGAGCCGGTTATGGTTCAGGGGCAGGCTGTTACAGCCCGCCAGTCTCATAGCGTGGCAGACAATGGCAGCGAAGTCCGTCTGTGGTACGCAGACAAGCGGCTCGTCAAAATGCAGTTCAGGGCATTCGACGGGTCAATTCTTGATTATGAGCGTCTGTAGGCCCGCTGATTGTCCGTATTTCTGCTAATAACAGACCGAGGAGGCGAAGGATGAGAATTCCGCAGGCACCGAAAACCGGCTGTGCATGGATAACCGGTGCCAGCAGTGGCATGGGGCTCGGTATGGCGAAGATGCTGGCGGGTGCTGGCTGGCGGGTCGCAATCAGTGCCCGCAATACCGAAAAACTGGAAGCTGTGGCCCGTGACAGCAACGGTCAGATCATTGCGATGCCGGTTGATGTCACGGATGAAGCGGCTATGCACAAAACGACGGGGCTGATCGAGTCAGAGGCCGGGCCGGTTACACTCGCAATTATGAATGCGGGCACTTACACGCCGGTCGATGCAGAAAGCTTTGACGCGGGAAGTGTCAGGAAACAGATGGAGGTGAACTATTTCGGGGCAGTGAATGGTATTGCTGCGGTCTTGCCGGGCATGACAGAGCGCCGATCCGGCCATCTGGCGCTGGTCGCGTCACCGACATCCTATCGGGGGTTGCCAAGGGCCGGGGCCTACGGGGCGGCAAAGTCGGCCATGGTCTCTCTCGCCGAAAGTCTGAAGTTTGATTGCGAACGTCTGGGGCTGGATATCTCGGTGATCCTGCCGGGTTTTGTCCGCACGGCGATGACCGAACAGAATGACTTCGACATGCCTTTCCTGATGGAACCGGACGAGGCGGTCCGGAGAATACTGGACGGGCTGGCCCGCAGACGCTTTGAGATCGCGTTTCCGAAACGTCTGGTCTGGCCGATGAAAATTACCCGGGCGATGCCTTATTCATGGTATTTCCCGCTGATGGCAAGGCTGACAGGACAATGACAGAGCAGTGGGCAGACCGGTATCTGAAGGCTTTTGAACGGCTGGATCGTGATAATCTTGGCGATCTGGCGGCGCTGGTGGCCGAGGATGTCCATTTCGTTGATCCGTTCAACGATTGCCACGGCCGGACAGCATTTCTGCGTGTCTTCGAACATATGTTCGAGACGGTGGAGAGCCCGGTCTTCGTGGTCAATTACCGGCTTTGTGATGATGCCAGATCTATCGCGCACTGGACTTTCACTTTTGGTCTGCGCGGACAGTCGGCACGTATTACCGGACTCAGTGAACTGACCTTCGGTCCGGATGGCCTTCTGACAGCACATATTGACCATTGGGATGCAGCCGGTCAGCTGTATGAGAGACTTCCGCTGGTGGGTGGTTTGCTGCGCTTTTTGCGGCGGCGTCTGTCGGCTTGCTGAAGGAAAGCGTAACCTCGCCCAGCAGAATCCCCCATTTGGAAACTTTTGCGCGGTTAATCAGAACGCCGCCCGGTTGCAGGAACATCCAGTCATCGAAGGTGACTTTCCAGATGTTGTCGCCAACCGGCAGCATCATGTCATACGACCAGTTCAGCGCATTGCCATAAACAGATCCGTCGGCAGTTCCGATGACATCACCGGCCCGGCCTTCATAACGATGTTCGTCAATCTTTCGGATGCGCCAGATGCGCTGTTCTGTTTCGCCATCGGAATACAGGAAATCCTCTGTGAGGGTGAGGGTTTCACCATCCCAGTCTCCGGTGATATCGACGGTGAACTGGCGTCGCAAATTGCCGAAGCGATCTTCAAAAATACCCCAGGCCTGCGTTGTTCCGGCAAAATAATCTTCCAGAACCAGTCGGGGTTCCTGACCTGCGAAGTCCTGAGGTTTCATGCTGCTGCACCCGTTTATAACCAGCGTGGCGGCGATTGCGAAAAGCAGACTAATTCGTTTCACGTTCGGCCCGAGCCTCTCTTTGTTGCAGACGCTGACGAATGACGGACTGACGGCCAGCATCTATCGGAAATTTATATATGAGGGCGATGGCGCAAAACTTAAGGAGAATCGGCATGATGGCGTATAGAAAAATCAATCCGTCTGTGGCTGCGGCGGATTGTTCTCCGGCTTGTGCATCAAAACCGAGGATATCCAGCGACAGAAAGGCGACGCCCACCGCACCGGCCAGGGCAAACTTTGTCGACATGTTCCAGAAGGCAAAATAGATACCGGCACGCCGGCGGCCGGTCTTCAGGGTGTCGTAGTCAACCACATCGGCCTGAATGGCGGGCGGCAAAGCAAGGTCGGCACCAAGTGCCAGCCCGGTTGTCAGGCAGACGATGGCAAAAACGGGCACATCTCCCGGTCCCAGAAAGGCTGCTAGAGCAAAGGCTGCGCAGTTGAAAATCATGGCTCCCGACCAGACCCGGTGTTTCTGTACCCGTTCGGCCAGTTTCATCCAGAGTGGCACCCCCGCGACACCTGCCCCGAAATACAGCAACAGCAGCCAGTTTCGTTCTGCGTCGGTGCCGCCTAGCACATGGGTGACAAAGAAGGCGAACAAGACCGTCGGAAAGCCGTTCGCCAGTCCATTCAGCAGCCAGGCCGACAGCAGCCGCATGAACGGCTTGTTCTGAAGATAGATGCTGAATTTTATGGGTGTCTGGTTATCGGCGGGGCGTGCAGGAACCGGGTCCGGTACAAGTCGAAGGGCGGCGGCCAGTGAGATGGCGCCGCCAATCAGTGTGGCCATGACAATCAGCTTCAGCCCGGTTTGCCAGTCATCGGTCGAGAAGATGACAGGGATGGCCGCAGCCATCAGAATACCGGTCATCTGTGCGGCTTCACGGGCGAGGGTAATACGCGAGCGGTCCCGGTAGTCCGGGCTCAGTTCAGCGCCCCAGGCGGTGTAGGGCAGGGCAATCATGGTCCAGCCGAGATAGAGCAGGCTGGACCATAACGCGAGATAGATAACGGAGACATCAGCAGGTGGGACAAACAACATGAACAGGGCAATCCCGGCGACCGGTGCGCCAAGCGCCATCATGGGCCGTCGCCGGCCAAACCGGCCCCGCCAGCGGTCGCTGATCGCGCCGGCCAGCGGGTCGGTGATGACATCCAGCAGGCGGGCGGCGGCCAGCACGCCTCCGATAGCGGCCAGCGGAAGGCCGAAGGTTTCAGCATAGAAAGTCGGCAGCATGACCGCGACAGGAATAGTCGGTATGGCGAGTGCCATTGCCGGGGCGGCATAGGCGGCTATCCGGCCTCGCGACAGCGGGCGTGCGGGGGATGTCATGACAGGGTCAGGGTTTGACGATGCGAACCTGGGCGACGTCAATCAGATCTGCCCTGAATCCACCTTCACAGTAAGCGAGATAATATTCCCACATGCGTCGGAACCGGTCATCAAATCCAAGCGGCGAGATATTGTCCCATTTTTCGAGAAACCGTTGCCGCCATTCTGCCAGTGTCCGGGCATAATGTTCGCCAAAATTTGCTTCCCCTGCCATCTGCATTCCCGCCATCTCGATATGCTGGCGAAGTGCCGTGGGTGAGGGAAGCATGCCGCCGGGGAAGATGTACTTCTGGATGAAGTCGGCATTCTGGCGGTAGCCATCGAATCGTTCATCGGCAATGGTGATCGCCTGCAGGGCGGCGGCACCACCGGATTTCAGCCGTTCATTGATAACCGAGAAATAACGCGGCCAGTTTGCTTCGCCGACGGCTTCGATCATCTCAATGGAAACAACCCGATCGAACTGGCCGGGTACGTCGCGATAATCCTGCAGCCGGAATTCGATTTTCTCTCCCAGACCTTCCGCCTGTGCGCGTCGTGAGGCCTCGTTATACTGCTCGGTCGATAAGGTCAGCCCGACCACCTTGCAGCCAAAATTCCGGGCGAGGTGGATTGCCATGGCTCCCCAGCCGGCACCGATTTCAAGAATTTCCATGCCGGGTGACGGGGACAGAAGCTCACCTATCCGCTCAATTTTCTTTTGCTGTGCCGCTTCCAGACTGGTGCTCAGGTCCGGATAGACAGCTGATGAATAGGTCATCGAGGGGTCTAGCCACTGTTCATAAAACGCATTGCCGAGATCGTAATGGGCGGCAATGTTGCGCCGGGCACCGGACCGGGTATTTGCCCGCATGAGATGCAGCAGCCGGGCCGTCGTTTTTGACAGGAAAGTGCCTTCGGCGGTGGAGCCGAGTGCATCCAGATTGCGCGCCCCCCATTCCAGGAAGGTAGCCAGTTCCGGGGTCGACCAGTGGCCATCCATATAGGCTTCTGCCAGCCCCAGATCACCGCCAAGTATCAGGCCGCGGGCACCAGCGGAGCTGTGCAGATGCATGACAGCATCGGGGCCGGGTTGTGTTCCCTTGATTTCATGTGTTTCACCGGAAGGTGTGATGACCGTAACATTACCGATAGGGCAGCGCCGGACAGCAGCCAGCAGCAGGCCTGTCCATGGGTCAAATCTGTATTTTCCCTGCGGCGTCATGTTCTCTCCCAAGCTTTTCAGTCGGATGCCGAGGTTGGAACCTGAACATTCTATCAAGATATTTCTCCAGACCCAAAGGAAACTGTTCGTTCAGGCGGTGCTGGCCGTGAGATGAACCGGGCACCCTTGAACCAGAGTTTCAGGGCTTCCCAGTGAATGCCGGCGATGACCTTCAGTGTCATCAAGGGGAAGGCAAGTGCCGTAAGGGCGAGCGAACGATCCGTAATCTCCCGGCGTGTGCCGGAGAAAGCAGCGTGCAGCAGCGGGCCTGTCGGATCTGACTCCCGGATTGCAACTGCGACCTTGTCCTGATCCGGTAACCGGACACGGAACTGGTATTGCTGCTCCATTTCGATGAAGGGAGAGACATAGAACACCTTGTCAGCACGCTGACGCAGCATTCCACGGCTCTTCATCGCTTCACCCGGACTGACCGGTATCAGATAATGGTGCTTTTGCCGGAAGGTGTTGCGCACTTCGTACAGGATTGCCTGCTGACTGCCGTCTTTGCGGTCGCAGAACCAGACGG encodes:
- a CDS encoding SDR family NAD(P)-dependent oxidoreductase, which gives rise to MRIPQAPKTGCAWITGASSGMGLGMAKMLAGAGWRVAISARNTEKLEAVARDSNGQIIAMPVDVTDEAAMHKTTGLIESEAGPVTLAIMNAGTYTPVDAESFDAGSVRKQMEVNYFGAVNGIAAVLPGMTERRSGHLALVASPTSYRGLPRAGAYGAAKSAMVSLAESLKFDCERLGLDISVILPGFVRTAMTEQNDFDMPFLMEPDEAVRRILDGLARRRFEIAFPKRLVWPMKITRAMPYSWYFPLMARLTGQ
- a CDS encoding nuclear transport factor 2 family protein, yielding MVFPADGKADRTMTEQWADRYLKAFERLDRDNLGDLAALVAEDVHFVDPFNDCHGRTAFLRVFEHMFETVESPVFVVNYRLCDDARSIAHWTFTFGLRGQSARITGLSELTFGPDGLLTAHIDHWDAAGQLYERLPLVGGLLRFLRRRLSAC
- a CDS encoding methyltransferase domain-containing protein, which encodes MTPQGKYRFDPWTGLLLAAVRRCPIGNVTVITPSGETHEIKGTQPGPDAVMHLHSSAGARGLILGGDLGLAEAYMDGHWSTPELATFLEWGARNLDALGSTAEGTFLSKTTARLLHLMRANTRSGARRNIAAHYDLGNAFYEQWLDPSMTYSSAVYPDLSTSLEAAQQKKIERIGELLSPSPGMEILEIGAGWGAMAIHLARNFGCKVVGLTLSTEQYNEASRRAQAEGLGEKIEFRLQDYRDVPGQFDRVVSIEMIEAVGEANWPRYFSVINERLKSGGAAALQAITIADERFDGYRQNADFIQKYIFPGGMLPSPTALRQHIEMAGMQMAGEANFGEHYARTLAEWRQRFLEKWDNISPLGFDDRFRRMWEYYLAYCEGGFRADLIDVAQVRIVKP
- a CDS encoding DUF3833 family protein; the protein is MLAVSPSFVSVCNKERLGPNVKRISLLFAIAATLVINGCSSMKPQDFAGQEPRLVLEDYFAGTTQAWGIFEDRFGNLRRQFTVDITGDWDGETLTLTEDFLYSDGETEQRIWRIRKIDEHRYEGRAGDVIGTADGSVYGNALNWSYDMMLPVGDNIWKVTFDDWMFLQPGGVLINRAKVSKWGILLGEVTLSFSKPTDAAAKSAANHPPAEVSHTADRLHPNGQYVLSEGHPDRRSVH
- a CDS encoding MFS transporter, which encodes MTSPARPLSRGRIAAYAAPAMALAIPTIPVAVMLPTFYAETFGLPLAAIGGVLAAARLLDVITDPLAGAISDRWRGRFGRRRPMMALGAPVAGIALFMLFVPPADVSVIYLALWSSLLYLGWTMIALPYTAWGAELSPDYRDRSRITLAREAAQMTGILMAAAIPVIFSTDDWQTGLKLIVMATLIGGAISLAAALRLVPDPVPARPADNQTPIKFSIYLQNKPFMRLLSAWLLNGLANGFPTVLFAFFVTHVLGGTDAERNWLLLLYFGAGVAGVPLWMKLAERVQKHRVWSGAMIFNCAAFALAAFLGPGDVPVFAIVCLTTGLALGADLALPPAIQADVVDYDTLKTGRRRAGIYFAFWNMSTKFALAGAVGVAFLSLDILGFDAQAGEQSAAATDGLIFLYAIMPILLKFCAIALIYKFPIDAGRQSVIRQRLQQREARAERETN
- a CDS encoding DUF1365 family protein, whose product is MTRPASALFAGEVMHRRLKPLRHRLAYRMCYFLLDLDEVAELDRGHRLFGYNRRALFSFRDADHGDGQSHTGALRDWIDTILTENGMQAGGRIRLLCLPRMFGYAFNPLTVWFCDRKDGSQQAILYEVRNTFRQKHHYLIPVSPGEAMKSRGMLRQRADKVFYVSPFIEMEQQYQFRVRLPDQDKVAVAIRESDPTGPLLHAAFSGTRREITDRSLALTALAFPLMTLKVIAGIHWEALKLWFKGARFISRPAPPERTVSFGSGEIS